A genome region from Erythrolamprus reginae isolate rEryReg1 chromosome 4, rEryReg1.hap1, whole genome shotgun sequence includes the following:
- the UMODL1 gene encoding uromodulin-like 1 encodes MMRDSCILLTKVLVTFVFLLYITSAESTSDTFTEKSIPLLGYHLCNYSMIKNVSKIIAYQKSYEKQTPCGGWIPWRMCSTTYYKEEYRSIMVQETVNVTDCCAGYEQMGRYCSLPINRSREFASRPGACPMKIKEAVKSLCVSDMDCPEYKKCCKTSTGTHCSDPVPEERTVTKYWYNVSVFMKMDFNELCKVAPRLLNHSRLLHSMITGALWPMNISVYHIRTTKSETFAGTLVSHILVGVQQLVPLDSISFLLKKIVFKVYEVTDVVVQDCDHDIPNILIKNMHSSNLRRHLRSAPVDSECDSPSIRNHNIFNVTSSSFEASWSINSLQNHSFRAEVYKGKELVERKETTDMKLTILNLDAGVMYTMNISYEACGKNITSSRIVKTDALIFGLTLRILNYNFTDQFLNVSSREYQNFSRCLMAEIRNSYPSNMNALHLSRKLKILMDSIQAGSIIVKLKIVIQDLKFPKNLSAFDSMIASLHNSSVLEIDPKSSAAEDWDECARREENDCSMSAKCINMEGSYTCSCKTDTDANPARPGRNCEGKIVNQVTTQGSNVTDYTTPALFSMAEIQEVSSFTKYTEATVLPSSGTQESSTLPAEKTLATSQKMNILENFKKDRNLNNPETVTLAPKWSGNVTFSNGTVVEERWTTQDQKNSSMTSSLGVSNIETYPFKRNESTVEASTPSFSIEKHSENINNVNVTKNSKFHALNHTLDRYMGGNNSSWPNKRNNTASPSSFKENITFSFATDLNAPFPAERIFFSNVTNTSFQISWTTHFPANTTFHFLLFEEKQLIKNVKTQSSHLNISELKAGTLYTVKIKPEFYGNESKMMQRKVKTAAQKFNGTVRIMNLNYCSEFSNSKSEKHRNFSKMFLNEVRTSLPPNILQKMDAGMINISIVSIIPGSIVVNFSLLIPIDMDARNVSGSLLEAFRKSNRFEVDNSSLSIYDNNECEREETDCSPNASCYNIYGSYECKCKEGFVSVNAERPGRNCEVLSSNLSSGDERSKEWRSTALPLTYPYTSDPMPSSAKDNFSISSSRSLENTTANTTINSKNINQTTSIHDLPQNSPLIKSSAAVSIKEAVQVLCEFEKIVISIKKDFLHQQSIPENSLYLGNPRCNVTSSNFTHVILQTDWNECETEIQTNTTHTIARTVLRNDYSSDLIIRYLKISSQIHCIFQNDLLTSSGHTSEGIYTIFEDLHGSGHFLTEMRLLVGNSPIPQNFSISGSDNIVIEVGVQARSKKLKAVVSQCWATPTSNSMDPHSYHFIYGGCPIPNRNTTMIANGVSNRARFKLKVFSFVNSSMVYLHCKIQICVELPKSTCRTNCQGFRFWKSGEIIATPKTTWGPLRKFSDKPLGKSGLQDEEKTGLGVGYIILIVIGVLGLALGIAGVLVCRYKHKSGTYDIKRRTEFFNYQAFHD; translated from the exons CCATAAACAGATCCAGGGAGTTTGCTTCAAGACCTGGTGCCTGTCCCATGAAGATAAAGGAAGCAGTAAAGAGTTTGTGCGTGTCTGACATGGATTGTCCAGAATATAAAAAGTGCTGTAAGACATCTACAGGAACCCATTGTTCAGATCCTGTTCCAGAAG AACGAACAGTGACAAAGTACTGGTATAATGTGTCAGTCTTTATGAAAATGGATTTCAATGAATTATGCAAAGTAGCTCCAAGACTTCTGAATCATTCACGTCTTTTGCACTCTATG ATTACTGGAGCATTGTGGCCCATGAACATCTCTGTGTATCATATCCGGACAACCAAGTCAGAAACTTTTGCAGGGACATTAGTGTCTCACATCCTGGTTGGAGTGCAGCAATTGGTTCCACTGGACTCTATTTCTTTTTTGCTGAAGAAAATTGTGTTCAAAGTATACGAAGTTACTGATGTTGTTGTACAAG ATTGTGATCACGATATACCCAACATTTTGATTAAAAATATGCATTCTTCTAATTTGCGGAGACATTTAAGATCTGCACCAGTAGATTCTGAATGTG ATTCTCCTTCTATTAGAAACCACAATATCTTCAATGTAACTAGCAGCAGTTTTGAAGCATCTTGGAGTATAAATTCTTTACAGAACCATTCATTCCGAGCAGAAGTGTACAAAGGCAAGGAACTTgttgaaagaaaggaaaccaCAGATATGAAGTTAACTATATTAAATCTAGACGCAGGTGTAATGTATACAATGAACATCAGCTATGAAGCTTGTGGCAAAAATATTACCTCCAGTAGAATCGTGAAAACAG ATGCCTTGATATTTGGTTTAACTCTAAGGATCTTGAACTATAACTTCACTGACCAGTTTCTCAATGTGAGCAGCAGAGAATACCAGAATTTTTCCAGATGTTTGATGGCTGAG ATTAGGAATTCATATCCTTCAAATATGAATGCATTACACCTATCCAGGAAGCTGAAAATACTAATGGATTCCATTCAAGCTGGAAGTATTATTGTGAAACTTAAAATCGTAATACAAGATCTAAAATTTCCAAAGAACTTGTCTGCATTTGACTCAATGATTGCATCACTTCATAACAGTTCTGTGCTTGAAATTGACCCAAAGAGCTCTGCAGCAGAAG ATTGGGACGAGTGTGCACGTAGAGAAGAAAATGATTGCAGTATGTCTGCAAAGTGTATAAATATGGAGGGTTCATATACATGCAGTTGCAAGACAGACACAGATGCCAATCCAGCCCGACCAGGCAGAAACTGTGAag GTAAAATTGTGAATCAAGTTACTACACAGGGATCAAATGTAACTGATTATACAACTCCCGCACTTTTCTCAATGGCAGAAATACAGGAAGTGTCATCTTTTACTAAGTATACTGAAGCAACTGTGCTGCCCTCCAGTGGCACCCAGGAGTCAAGCACTCTTCCAGCAGAGAAGACATTGGCAACATCTCAGAAGATGAACATATTAGAGAATTTCAAGAAGGATAGAAACTTGAATAACCCAGAAACAGTTACTTTGGCTCCAAAATGGTCAGGCAATGTAACATTCTCAAATGGAACTGTAGTTGAAGAGAGATGGACCACCCAAGATCAGAAAAACTCTTCAATGACTTCATCACTTGGAGTTTCAAACATAGAAACCTATCCTTTTAAGAGAAATGAATCTACAGTAGAGGCTAGCACACCTAGCTTCTCAATTGAAAAACATTCTGAGAATATTAAT AATGTTAATGTAACCAAAAATTCCAAATTTCATGCTTTGAACCATACCCTTGATAGGTACATGGGAGGAAATAACAGCTCTTGGCCTAATAAAAGAAACAACACAGCCTCACCATCTTCTTTCAAGGAGAATATAACATTTTCCTTTGCTACAGATTTGAATG CACCATTTCCAGctgaaagaatatttttttccaatgtgaCAAATACTAGCTTTCAGATTTCCTGGACTACACATTTTCCAGCCAATACTACTTTCCATTTTCTGCTCTTTGAGGAGAAACAGCTGATAAAGAATGTTAAAACCCAAAGCAGTCATCTGAATATTTCTGAACTAAAAGCAGGAACTTTGTACACCGTTAAAATAAAGCCAGAGTTTTATGGAAATGAAAGTAAAATGATGCAGCGTAAAGTAAAGACAG CTGCCCAGAAGTTTAATGGGACAGTTAGAATAATGAATCTGAACTATTGCTCAGAGTTCAGCAACTCAAAAAGTGAAAAGCACCGGAATTTTTCAAAGATGTTTCTTAATGaa GTCCGAACGTCTTTGCCTCCTAATATTCTTCAAAAAATGGATGCTGGTATGATTAACATTTCAATAGTAAGTATTATCCCAGGAAGCATTGTGGTCAACTTCAGCCTCCTGATTCCAATAGACATGGATGCAAGGAATGTTTCTGGGTCTCTTCTTGAAGCTTTTCGAAAGAGCAACCGTTTCGAGGTTGACAATAGCAGTCTTTCCATATACG ATAACAATGAATGTGAAAGAGAGGAAACAGATTGTTCTCCTAATGCATCATGCTACAATATTTATGGGTCTTATGAATGCAAATGCAAAGAAGGATTTGTCAGTGTAAATGCTGAGAGACCTGGGAGGAACTGTGAAG TACTTTCTTCCAACCTTAGTTCTGGAGATGAACGGTCAAAGGAATGGAGAAGCACAGCTTTACCCTTGACCTATCCGTATACTTCGGACCCCATGCCTTCATCTGCCAAAGATAATTTTTCCATTAGTAGCAGCAGAAGCTTAGAGAATACAACTGCCAATACTACAATTAATAGTaaaaatataaatcaaacaaCAAGCATTCATGATTTACCTCAGAACTCGCCCTTGATTAAGAGTTCTGCTGCTGTTTCAATTAAGGAGGCTGTTCAAGTACTGTGTGAGTTTGAAAAAATTGTCATCTCCATTAAGAAGGACTTTCTGCACCAGCAATCTATTCCAGAAAACTCCTTGTACCTAGGGAATCCTCGCTGCAATGTAACCTCCAGTAATTTTACTCATGTGATACTTCAGACAGACTGGAACGAATGCGAAACTGAAATACAAACT AATACCACACACACCATTGCAAGAACTGTTCTTCGAAATGATTATTCTTCAGATCTGATTATCCGTTACTTAAAGATTTCAAGTCAAATTCACTGTATCTTTCAGAATGATCTCTTAACATCATCTGGACATACTTCAGAAGG AATTTATACAATTTTTGAAGATTTACATGGATCTGGACACTTCTTAACAGAAATGCGATTGTTAGTTGGCAATTCTCCAATTCCACAAAATTTCAGCATCTCTGGCAGTGATAATATAGTGATTGAAGTGGGAGTTCAAGCAAGAAGCAAAAAACTCAAAGCAGTTGTCAGCCAATGTTGGGCAACCCCAACCAGTAACTCAATGGATCCTCACTCATATCATTTTATATATGGCGG CTGTCCAATTCCAAATAGAAACACCACCATGATTGCAAATGGGGTATCCAACCGAGCCCGGTTTAAGCTGAAAGTTTTTTCATTTGTCAATAGTTCAATGGTTTACTTACATTGCAAAATCCAAATTTGTGTTGAACTTCCTAAAAGCACTTGCAGAACG AATTGCCAGGGTTTCCGTTTTTGGAAATCAGGTGAAATTATTGCTACACCCAAAACAACTTGGGGTCCTCTTCGGAAATTCAGTGATAAACCACTAGGTAAGTCAGGGCTCCAGGATGAA GAAAAAACTGGTTTGGGAGTAGGCTATATCATACTCATTGTTATTGGCGTACTTGGTCTTGCACTGGGAATAGCAGGAGTTTTGGTCTGCCGATACAAACATAAGTCTGGGACCTATGACATCAAAAGGAGGACTGAGTTTTTTAATTACCAAGCCTTCCATGATTGA